One region of Mucilaginibacter sp. 14171R-50 genomic DNA includes:
- the trxB gene encoding thioredoxin-disulfide reductase produces the protein MSQDIEHVKCLIIGSGPAGYTAAIYASRADLRPVMYTGMLAGGQLTQTTEVENFPGYPDGIMGPEMMEDFRKQAERLGTDIRFGYVSSVDFSSLPHKVTVDESKTILADTVIISTGASAKWLGLESEQKYSGFGVSACAVCDGFFFKGQDVAIVGAGDTAAEEATYLAKLCRKVYMIVRRDEFRASKAMVHRVLNTPNIEVLYNTETIEILGDGQSVNAVKVCNNQTNEDRTLDVTGFFVAIGHKPNTDIFRGVINMDETGYIITRPGSTETNVEGVFCCGDAQDHIYRQAVTAAGTGCMAAIDAERYLAAKEHVVTA, from the coding sequence ATGTCACAAGATATTGAACACGTAAAATGCCTTATTATAGGGTCGGGCCCGGCGGGTTATACCGCAGCTATTTATGCTTCGCGTGCCGACCTTCGCCCTGTTATGTACACCGGTATGCTTGCCGGCGGGCAGCTTACCCAAACCACCGAGGTAGAGAACTTTCCGGGATATCCTGACGGCATAATGGGCCCCGAAATGATGGAAGATTTTCGTAAACAGGCCGAACGCCTGGGTACTGACATCCGTTTTGGATATGTAAGTTCAGTTGATTTTTCGTCATTGCCGCATAAAGTGACGGTGGACGAAAGTAAAACCATCCTGGCCGATACCGTTATTATATCTACCGGTGCATCGGCAAAGTGGCTGGGTTTAGAGTCTGAACAAAAGTACAGCGGTTTTGGGGTATCGGCCTGCGCCGTTTGCGACGGTTTTTTCTTTAAAGGACAGGACGTAGCTATTGTAGGTGCGGGGGATACCGCTGCAGAAGAAGCAACTTATCTGGCTAAACTTTGCCGCAAGGTATACATGATCGTTCGCCGCGACGAGTTCCGTGCTTCAAAAGCGATGGTGCACCGCGTTTTGAATACGCCAAATATTGAAGTATTATACAACACCGAAACTATTGAGATATTGGGCGACGGCCAAAGCGTTAACGCGGTTAAGGTTTGCAATAATCAAACAAATGAAGACAGGACACTGGATGTTACCGGTTTTTTTGTTGCCATAGGCCACAAACCAAATACCGATATCTTTCGCGGGGTTATAAATATGGATGAAACGGGTTACATTATCACCCGCCCCGGATCAACCGAAACAAACGTTGAGGGTGTGTTTTGCTGCGGCGACGCGCAAGATCATATCTACCGCCAGGCAGTTACTGCCGCCGGCACCGGTTGCATGGCAGCTATAGATGCCGAGCGTTATCTGGCTGCTAAAGAGCATGTTGTGACGGCATAA
- a CDS encoding family 20 glycosylhydrolase — MNKKISALLLAFLMSSTVIVNAQDNDPYAGIIPAPVSVKKASGEFILSQETIIQADTPNNKAVQFFSAYLADHMAYNKQVALRNARVSTTSIYLTSTGTENLPAEGYRLTITPQQITVAGKGAGLFYGIQTLIQLIPLERGATAKLPAVTIEDYPRFGYRGMMLDVCRHFFSVEFVKKYIDLMAAYKLNTFHWHLTDDQGWRIEIKKYPKLTTVGSTREESVIGNYRDRTPLQYDGVPVSGFYTQDQIRDVIKYAADRYITIVPEIEMPGHALAALSAYPELSCDPRIKYEVTGKWGVFNNIYCPSEKTFSFLQDVLTEVIDLFPSKYIHIGGDEAPKDVWKQSKFCQDLIKRLKLKDEHGLQSYFIQRMEKFVNSKGRSIIGWDEILEGGLAPNATVMSWRGEEGGIEAAKQHHDVIMTPSSQGLYLDHAQGKLNQEPVGIGGNAPISKTYAYNPTPAALTPDQQKYIKGVQANLWTEYITTDSKVEYMLLPRMLALSEVAWTPVANKNFKDFSETRLPDHLARFDKEGYNYRVPAAIGAVDTVMIGSSMTVNLKSPVTGAKVYYTIDGYTPRETELLYTRPMTYPIPPDEYRDLKTIVITPSGKRSVVTAAKMFNKAPLAPVQYTGNTPGLKYQASAGTYVNTTQINPAAVIDTGIAKSFSTALSAFKKAFNKYGVVFYGYIKADVDGTYNFSTQSSNGSVLLIDDVPIVDNDGRTGTVEQQGAIPLLKGYHKITIKYVDANSSGSGLRVYMTIPGKPKGEISPDMMYN; from the coding sequence ATGAATAAAAAGATATCTGCATTACTGCTTGCATTTTTGATGTCCTCAACAGTTATTGTTAACGCCCAGGACAATGACCCATACGCAGGAATTATCCCTGCACCGGTATCGGTGAAAAAAGCCTCCGGCGAATTTATTTTGAGCCAGGAGACCATTATACAAGCCGATACGCCAAACAATAAAGCTGTGCAGTTCTTCTCGGCCTATTTAGCCGATCATATGGCTTATAACAAGCAGGTAGCTTTACGAAACGCACGGGTTAGCACAACCAGCATATATTTAACATCAACAGGTACAGAAAACCTGCCCGCCGAAGGCTACCGCTTAACAATTACCCCGCAGCAAATAACAGTTGCGGGCAAAGGCGCCGGACTATTTTACGGTATACAAACATTAATACAATTAATACCGCTTGAGCGGGGCGCTACGGCAAAATTGCCCGCCGTAACCATCGAAGATTACCCCCGCTTTGGCTACAGGGGCATGATGCTTGATGTATGCCGCCATTTTTTCTCAGTAGAGTTTGTCAAGAAATATATCGACCTGATGGCCGCTTATAAACTAAACACTTTTCACTGGCATTTAACGGACGACCAGGGATGGCGCATCGAGATCAAAAAATATCCGAAGCTAACTACTGTTGGCAGCACCCGCGAGGAAAGCGTCATAGGTAACTACCGCGACCGCACACCGCTGCAGTATGATGGAGTACCGGTATCGGGTTTCTACACACAAGATCAGATACGCGATGTAATAAAATATGCTGCCGATCGCTATATTACCATTGTGCCCGAAATTGAAATGCCCGGCCATGCCCTGGCGGCATTGTCGGCTTACCCCGAGTTAAGCTGCGATCCCCGCATCAAGTATGAGGTTACAGGTAAATGGGGAGTATTTAACAACATCTATTGCCCTTCCGAAAAAACCTTTAGCTTCTTGCAGGATGTATTGACCGAGGTAATAGATCTGTTTCCAAGCAAATACATCCACATTGGCGGCGACGAAGCGCCCAAAGATGTTTGGAAACAGTCGAAATTTTGCCAGGATCTGATAAAACGCCTTAAATTAAAAGATGAACATGGTTTGCAAAGCTACTTCATCCAACGGATGGAAAAGTTTGTGAACAGTAAAGGCCGCAGCATTATAGGATGGGACGAAATATTGGAAGGCGGCCTTGCACCAAATGCTACTGTAATGAGCTGGCGTGGCGAAGAGGGTGGTATAGAGGCTGCCAAACAACATCATGATGTGATCATGACGCCGAGCAGTCAGGGCCTTTACCTGGATCATGCACAAGGCAAATTAAACCAGGAACCTGTAGGTATAGGCGGCAATGCACCCATAAGTAAAACTTACGCGTATAACCCCACACCTGCAGCACTAACCCCTGACCAGCAAAAGTACATAAAAGGTGTACAAGCCAACCTCTGGACAGAGTATATAACCACCGACTCGAAAGTAGAATATATGCTGTTGCCGCGCATGCTGGCCTTATCTGAAGTGGCATGGACACCTGTAGCGAACAAAAACTTTAAGGATTTTTCGGAAACGCGCTTGCCTGACCATTTAGCACGTTTTGATAAAGAAGGGTATAATTACCGGGTACCTGCTGCCATTGGCGCTGTTGATACTGTAATGATAGGTTCTTCCATGACGGTTAACCTTAAATCGCCGGTAACGGGTGCCAAAGTATATTATACTATTGATGGCTACACCCCAAGGGAAACCGAATTGTTATATACCAGGCCAATGACGTACCCGATACCGCCTGATGAATACCGCGACCTGAAAACCATTGTAATAACGCCGTCCGGTAAGCGCAGCGTAGTTACCGCGGCCAAGATGTTTAACAAGGCACCGTTGGCACCTGTACAATACACAGGTAATACGCCTGGCTTAAAGTACCAGGCATCGGCGGGCACCTATGTAAATACTACTCAAATCAATCCCGCTGCCGTAATTGACACAGGTATAGCCAAAAGCTTCAGCACAGCGCTAAGCGCCTTCAAAAAGGCGTTCAATAAATATGGCGTAGTATTTTACGGGTATATTAAGGCCGACGTAGATGGTACCTACAATTTTTCAACCCAGTCATCAAATGGTTCCGTTTTACTGATCGATGACGTGCCTATTGTTGATAATGACGGCCGTACTGGTACGGTTGAGCAACAGGGCGCTATACCATTGTTAAAAGGCTATCACAAGATCACTATCAAATATGTAGATGCCAATTCATCGGGTAGCGGATTGCGCGTTTACATGACCATCCCGGGTAAGCCAAAAGGTGAGATATCACCGGATATGATGTATAATTAA
- a CDS encoding DUF72 domain-containing protein codes for MDWHIGCSGFHYKHWRGTFYPQKLAMTKWFDFYCQHFSTLELNVTFYRFPQLSFLQNWYHKSPADFRFAVKAPRAITHYKKFNDTVDLLSSFYNTISDGLQDKLGPVLFQIPPNYNYTDEKLEKILNALNPAFNNVLEPRHISWWRDDIYKKLADHNITFCGMSHPLLPDDVVQNTPVIYHRFHGVPDLYRSRYSKAYLQKVVDKIKPNNSVKEAWFYFNNDVETHAIYNAKEMMEIVGLPTPPTGLSEAPGLFSPS; via the coding sequence ATGGATTGGCATATCGGTTGTTCGGGCTTTCATTACAAGCATTGGCGTGGTACCTTTTACCCTCAAAAACTGGCCATGACCAAGTGGTTTGATTTTTACTGCCAGCATTTTAGCACCCTGGAACTAAATGTTACTTTTTACCGTTTTCCTCAGCTATCATTTCTGCAGAATTGGTATCATAAAAGCCCGGCGGATTTTCGATTCGCGGTGAAGGCGCCACGGGCTATTACACATTATAAAAAGTTTAATGACACGGTTGATCTGCTTTCCAGCTTTTATAACACGATAAGTGATGGGCTGCAGGATAAACTTGGGCCGGTACTTTTTCAAATACCGCCAAATTATAACTACACTGATGAGAAGCTTGAGAAGATATTGAATGCGCTTAACCCGGCCTTTAACAACGTTTTAGAGCCGAGACATATAAGCTGGTGGCGCGATGATATCTACAAAAAACTGGCCGACCACAATATTACTTTTTGTGGCATGAGCCACCCGTTATTGCCGGATGATGTGGTACAGAATACACCGGTTATCTATCACCGGTTTCATGGTGTACCCGATCTGTACCGGTCGCGTTACTCCAAAGCTTATTTGCAAAAAGTTGTAGATAAAATTAAGCCGAATAATAGCGTAAAAGAGGCCTGGTTTTATTTTAACAACGATGTTGAAACACACGCCATTTATAACGCTAAAGAAATGATGGAAATAGTTGGCTTACCTACTCCTCCAACCGGTTTATCAGAAGCGCCAGGCCTGTTTTCACCGTCTTGA